In Ovis aries strain OAR_USU_Benz2616 breed Rambouillet chromosome 13, ARS-UI_Ramb_v3.0, whole genome shotgun sequence, the genomic window GTCTGCTCCCCTGCGTCCGCAGATTCTCAGGACTTTGGACATTAAGGTGGTGCTGACCGGCCTGGAAGTGTGGACCGAGCAGGACCAGAGCCGCGTCACGCCAGACGCGAACGCCACGCTGTGGGCCTTCCTGCAGTGGCGCCGGGGGCTGTGGGCGCGGCAGCCACACGACTCTGCTCAGCTGCTCACGTGGGTGCCACCTACCCCACGCGGTCCCCGCTTGGCGGCTCGGACTCCCGGCCCGCCCGGTCATGCCGCCCTCCGTTCTCAGGGGCCAAGCTTTCCGGGGCGCGACAGTGGGCCTGGCACCCGTCGCGGGCATGTGCCTCGCGGAGAGCTCTGGAGGCGTGACGACAGTGAGCACCACGCGGTACTGAAGCGGGAGGAGAGGTGCTGGGGAGTGGTCCTCGCAGCCCGCAGTGACCGTAGCCTTGCCCTCCCAGGACCACTCGGAGTTCTCCATTGGTGCTGCAGCCACCATGGCCCACGAGATAGGCCACAGCCTGGGCCTCAGCCACGACCCCCACGGCTGCTGCGCGGAGGCGGCGGTGGAGCAGGGCGGCTGCGTGATGGCGGCGGCTACCGGGTATCCTCGCCAGCCCGGGGTGCGGGGGGTGCGGGGGCGGGGCTGCCGGGCGGGACCTGGGCCTTCCTCTGCTGCCTTTCTGTGGGAGAAATGGTTATCCTTGTTTCTTCCGTGAAATCGGGATGATGGTAACAGTTCCCGCTCTAAAGCAGGCAAAGTGGATTCCCATGATGTGATAAATTATTTTCGGAACAACCATTCGAGGTGACTCCAACCCCGGGAAGAGTGGCTTTGGGTCGGGATTTGACCTTGGGTCCTGGGCCACTCGCTCTTGGCGTCACACCCTCCTGCCTCGCGCTCGCTGTGTGACTTTGCGCGAGTTACTTACCCTTTCTGGGTTCTGCCTCTAGAGAGCTGTCCGTCGCGCAAGCGGTGTCTGCGCATCTACCGGCCGCGTAGCCAAGCGCCAGTGTGCTGGTGGGGAGGGACTGGAGACACGCAGGGGTTGGCGGGGGTGGTCTCCGCACGCCCGACGCCCTCCCCCGTCCGTAGGCACCCGTTCCCTCGCGTGTTTAGCGCCTGCAGCCGCCGCCAGCTGCGCGCCTTCTTCCGAAAGGGAGGGGGCGCTTGTCTCTCCAACGCGCCGGACTCCGGGCTCCTGGTGCCGCAGGCGCGCTGCGGGAACGGCTTTGTAGAAAAGGGCGAGGAGTGCGATTGCGGCGCCGGCCAGGTGGGGTCCGCAAGACCAGCCCCGGGGGACCAAACTGGTTCCCGCTCGCCCCCTCCCCGGAGGTCTGAGCGCTGCGCCCTCACCTGGTCCCTCCTCGCCTTCCCGGCTCCAGGAGTGCCCCGACTCCTGCTGCCTGGGCCACAGCTGCTCGCTGCGTGCGGGAGCCCAGTGCACCCACGGGGACTGCTGCGCGCACTGCCTGGTGAGAGTGTGGGAGGCTGCGGGGTGAGGCTTGGGGGCGCTTGGGAGCCGGCCTGTTGGTCTTGGCTAATTGGCGCCCTTGGGTTCCCTTGTGGGTGCTGGCTCTGCTCTGTGCATGGGTTCTCCTGAACTTCCCCACCGGGCTCTCCCGTATCTCTGTTCGTTGTCTCTCTATGCCTCGCCACCTTCCCTTCACCCGGGTCACCTACGTAGCTGAAGCCGGCGGGCACGCCATGCCGCCCGGCTGCGGGCGACTGTGACCTCCCCGAATTCTGCACCGGAGCCTCCCCTTATTGCCCGCCGGACATTTACCTACTGGACGGCTCGCCCTGCGCGAGAGGCCGCGGCTACTGTCGGGACGGCGCGTGTCCCACGCTGGAGCAGCAGTGCCAGCAGCTCTGGGGGCCTGGTGAGACCGGGAGCGCGCGCTCCGCCCCCATCCGCAGTTCTGCGCTGCTTAGTGCTCTaggggaggtgggcggggggtggggtggggtggaaatTGAGGCAGAAGGGGCGTGGCTCCAGTCTGGGCTGTCCCCAGTCCCGCCCCTGCTTCCTCAGGCTCGCGCCCAGCCCCGGAGGCTTGCTTCCAGGTCTTGAACTCCGCCGGAGACGCCCAGGGGAACTGCGGCCAGCAGGGGGACGGCAACTTCGTACCCTGTGCGCAGAGGTGGGGAGCGGAGGGAAGGGAAACTGgggaagagggtgtggagaaacacCACGCGGTTTGACTACCTCCGTTTCTCTCTAGGGATGCGCAGTGTGGGAAACTGCAGTGCCAGGGCGGGGAACAGAGCGCACTGGTGCCACACGCGGTTCCGGTGGACTCCACCGTACACCTGGGCAGCCGCGAGGTGACTTGCAGGGGAGCTTCCGTGCTGCCCGGTGCCCAGCTGGACCTGCCTGACTTGGGCCTGGTAGAGGCAGGCACCCAGTGTGGACCTAGAATGGTGAGCCCTGCCCACCCAACCCCTCGCTGCCACTTGAGTCCCATGGGTCAGAGCCTCACTCCCCCTCACTGCCCAGTGCCCACACTGCCCATAGGTGTGCCAGGAAAGGCGCTGCCAGAACACTACTTTCcgagagctggagctctgcctgATGGCCTGCCATGGCCACGGGGTGAGTGGCCTGAAAGGTGTGTGGGGGTTGACCCTGGGAGTCCCCAGTCTCATGGgaccctctttttctcttttcctcttcaggTTTGCAATAGTAACCGTAACTGCCATTGTGCTCCAGGCTGGGCTCCGCCTTCCTGTGACAAGCCAGGGTTGGGTGGCAGTGTGGACAGCGGTCCTGTGCAGCCTCAAAGTGTGCCCatgggggggtgaggggggtggagggcaggcgGGGAGGAGCCATGTGGTGCACTCAGGACTCAGACGTAGCCTGTCCTCGCAGACCGGGACGCCTTCACACTGGCGGTGATCCTTAGCTCTGTGATGCCTCTGCTCCCTGGGGCTGGCCTGGCCTGGTGCTGCTGCCGGCGTCCTGGACTCTGTCTCCAGCGATGCTTCTGGGGCTCCAGGAGGGACCTCATGTGCAGTGGGTAGGCACTGAGGTCTAACAGCTCCTCAGAGCTCTGCTGGACCTGGTGTAGCTGGGGTGGGGTCTGTTCTCCTCAggtgcagagaggcaggcagaagcAATGGAAAGAAGCCTTGAGCAGAAGGCCCCAGTGGTCTTCCAGTGAAGCCAGAGGTGTAGGTCCATGCAGGGCCCCCACAGCCCCCAATACTGTGGTTCAGTACCCCTTTTCCACGTCTCCTGTTTCTCCCATCAAGAGGCTGCTTTATCCTTGGCTTTACCCTGTTTTTCCACCAGCTTATGGTGCAACTCTTGCTCTACTGTGCTCTTCAAGGCCCCTCCAGTTTCTCCCTCGTGAACTTTCAGCCCTCTGACATTTCCTCTGCCAAAATCTCTGCTGTTACCCCCTTCAAGTTCCCAAATGCTGGGGCCAACACACCTTTCCTTTCCTTGTCACTGGGCAGCTGTGGCGCTGGCTGCCTTGTGCCAAGGGCCTGCCCCTAACCAGAGCTCCATGACCTGGGATGAGGGCCACGTGATACCAAGTATCATCAGTCTAGGGCGGCCTCCTCACTGCGTGCTGGGCAAGGCAGGCCCCTTTTGACCACCTCTGACACAGTCTGGCCTTGGGGACATTCTGGGCAAAATGAGGGAGAGGGCATGGTTTGGActggagatgggaatacaggGCATCCCAAATAGGAGCAGGGCACAGCTGAAAGGGCCTTGACACAATGAGAGTTGATTGTGGGTCTGCGAGCAGAGGATCAAGGTGGTCAGAGCTTGGTGTGTCGTCACTGGGAGCTTACAGGAGGCAGCGACTACATGTCTTCACCTGGTAAAGTATTGAGATTGTTGTTTCAAAGAGATATCAAAGGAAGTGGTAAGGCCCTGGAAGATGAGGTGTGAGCAGCTGAGCATAACTCAGAGTCATCAAAGGCAGCAGGGTTACCTGATAGCAAGGAGCACAGACATGGGTACCACTGGGAGAGGAAGTCCCATCCCTCTTTGGGACCCGTGTGACATCAACATCTGGAAGATGTTCGGGTGTGCCAGAGTTTGGGGAAAATGTCAGGGTTGGAGAGAGAAAGTGTCTAAGGCCCTGGGAAGCATAAGTCTCTACAGTTCCCCTCAGAAGGGAGTAGGAAGCGAACTGAGGAGAGTGATCTGGGTGCAAGCCTCTACCACAGGGAAGCAGCCCCAGGGTGCCATGCTGTCTCAGTCTTCTGGTCTCTTACCCACTGCCCAGATCCAAAGATGGCCCATGCAGAGGCCACCCTCTGGGCAGCATTCACCCAATGGAGTTGCGCCTGACAGCCCCTCAGGAGCCCCAGCCCTTCGGTGAGTGAGGCACAgtaggagatggggagggaagggaagggatgggCTCTTGTCTTCTCTTTCCAGCCGGGCCCCTCCTCTCCACCTACCACCCAGTCACCTTGAGCCCTGTGCCCCACCCTGCACCAGGGACTCTTGCCACCTTTGTTCACAGCACTGTTCCCCCACCTGTTGCTTCCCAGACCTTGAGAACTCTGCTAGAACCCAACAGCCACCTTGAGAAGCCTGTTCCTCATAGTCCTGCTTGTACCCCTAAGGTAGGTGGGGCCCTCCTCCTCCCATAGTTCATTTATCCTCCTCTAGCCCCTTATCTCACAGTCCCTGACTCTGTTTTTGAACTTGTACATTATGGAAATGAGACAGACCTTGTGGAGAAGCTGTTGTCTGAGGCCGGTTGCTGGAGGGGAGGAAGAAGTTCTATGATTTTCcctgagggaagagagagggtCCCAGCCCTTCCCGGGAACCTCCACCTCATTCTCAGCAGGTAGAGTCCAAAAGCCAAGATCCTGTCTCTGGTGAAGTGACTCCTGACATGAGAAGACTTAAGGACAAGTGGCTACTAACTGCCACTCCAAGGAACTCGGACCCCCAGGGGGAAGAGCCAGCAACTCAGCTGACTTTTTGCACCTTCAGGCAGCTTTGAAATTTCTTCCCTGAGTTACTGACATACCACCTACTCCAAGACCCTGGAACCTCATCAGAATTTGCACAATGCTGTCCCCAGTCCTCAGGGCTGTGGGATCCTCTTAAGAGTACACCTTCCAGCGTAAGCAAGAATCCATCCGACCCAGGAGTGAAGGCCATGTAGTCACTGACCTCCTGTCACTAGGGAGCGCTGGGTCAGGCTGGGCACCCAGAGAGGCCTCTCTGTCCCAGGAGtctgctgttgttgctcagtcccctagtcgcctctgactctttgcaactccatggactgcagcacccctggcctccctgtccctcaccacctcctggagtttgcccaagttcatgtccattgcattggtgatgccgtccagtcatcttatcctctgatgccctcttctcctgcccttgatctttcctagcatcagggacttttccagtgagtcatctgttcacatcagatgatcaaaatactggagcttcagcttcagcatcagtcctttcagtgaatattcaggattgatctcccttaagattgactggtttgatctctttgcagtccaagggtctctcaggagtcttctccaacaccgcagttcgaaggcatcaattctttggcattctggcttctttatggtccagctctcacaatcatACGTGACCATTGGGAAGATCATAGcactgactatacagaccttcgtcagcagagtaatgtctctgcttttcaacacaccgtctaggtttgtcatagctttcctgccaagaagcaatcatctttcTGATtgcatggttgcagtcaccgtcCAGTTAAGTACAATGCAGTCACCTGAACAGAACTGTATAAAAGGAGTCTGTTACTCATACTTTATTCAGACCTAGCTCTTAGGAGGCCAGCAACTGCTAGACCAGAACCCTGGACCCCAGGGGCCCTATATTTCAGACTGAAGCCACTTCCCTGGAATCTTACccctgcaaaacaaacaaaatccttgGGATGTCCTTTTCTGTGTCCTATTCTCTCTTATCCTCATATGCATCCTCTGCCCCACCCCATTCCTAGTCCTCTGGCGAGATTTTAGAGGAGCCCGGGGCTGCTGCAGTCCCCTCATTTTGGATGTTAATCAACCCCTCCTTCATTTCACGGGAGGGAATAAAGAGAGCCATTTTGGAGAGGACTTCAAAGAAGTCAGAAGAAAACCATGTTGTCCTTGGGCCTCTGTGAGTCTTCTCTGTCTGTAAATTCAACACCATGGGACTCCCTGAGGGTGACAAAAGGTGGTGTCTGGAACCTCGGATGACAGCCAGGACCCAGAGATACTGGGCATAAGATGGTGTTGCCTTGCTTGAATGATCCCTTGTCTccacctctcctgcctcccttggACACTCTCAGAAGCCATTTACTGTCTCCCCTTGCTGCATACAAGAGTTGCTTAGTGACCTTCTTTATCAGCTAGATATTGCTATATAACAAAACCACCCCaaaacttagtagcttaaaacaataacCAATTCTGTGAGTTGGCAAATTAGGTTGAACTCAGCTGCTGGTTTGATTGGTCTCAACTCACCTCACCTATACATTTGCAGTTAACTGTTGGCCATTGCTTTTGGGGTTGGCTGGCTTTTGGGTAGGGGGTTGGGGAGAGTGGGCTTTGTGTCTCTCATTTTCCAGGAGGCTAGCCCAGGTTTGTTCACAAATAGCTGGGGAGGGTTCTAAGAGAGCAGGAACAGGATTAGAGTGAAACAAGGGAGGCACTTATCTTGGGCACAAAAAAAGTAATCAAgataagtaatattttaatgtaatattttgtaAAGATCAAAATTAATACAAAAGTCCATGATGAGCAAAATAACAGAATCAGTTACCGAAAGCTTTTAggaaactgaaacaaacaaaaaatctgtaGTTGTGATCTTGAGGCAAGTACCTCACTCACTGCCTCCTGCAGAAGAGCATGTGgaagcttgccaggcttcttGAGAGTCTATGACCCACACATTTTACTTCCATAACATTctgttggtcaaagcaagtcaagGATTCCAGGGGTTGGGAGGTAAACTCCACCTACACTCCAGGGAGGAGCAGCAAAATCACATTTCAGAAAATGTGAAGAATTGCAAAATTTTTGCAATCACTCGCTGGCAGCAGAGTAGCAAGCCT contains:
- the ADAM33 gene encoding disintegrin and metalloproteinase domain-containing protein 33; translation: MRPGSRRARGSPTWGLLLLLGLSWPVWGTKKFQGNTLGKPVVLHWSLDGRPQRMVTLEEPVPKLEVRLVALEAEGQELLLELEKNHRLLAPGYTETHYSPDGQPVVLFPNHKDHCHYHGHVRGFPDSWVVLSICSGMRGLITLSSNASYYVHPWPAGDSKDFLTHRIFRVEQLFSGKGTCGHRDPGDKRDMTSLLCATQIRERRESLRSPRYLELYIVGDHTLFLTQHRNLNHAKQRLLEVANYVDQILRTLDIKVVLTGLEVWTEQDQSRVTPDANATLWAFLQWRRGLWARQPHDSAQLLTGQAFRGATVGLAPVAGMCLAESSGGVTTDHSEFSIGAAATMAHEIGHSLGLSHDPHGCCAEAAVEQGGCVMAAATGHPFPRVFSACSRRQLRAFFRKGGGACLSNAPDSGLLVPQARCGNGFVEKGEECDCGAGQECPDSCCLGHSCSLRAGAQCTHGDCCAHCLLKPAGTPCRPAAGDCDLPEFCTGASPYCPPDIYLLDGSPCARGRGYCRDGACPTLEQQCQQLWGPGSRPAPEACFQVLNSAGDAQGNCGQQGDGNFVPCAQRDAQCGKLQCQGGEQSALVPHAVPVDSTVHLGSREVTCRGASVLPGAQLDLPDLGLVEAGTQCGPRMCPHCP